The Nyctibius grandis isolate bNycGra1 chromosome 29, bNycGra1.pri, whole genome shotgun sequence genome window below encodes:
- the LOC137674524 gene encoding semaphorin-3D-like isoform X2, which yields MNEGLSPSSSSLQPSRGLWVCWGRRAGGCRAGSRVGSSALRPRGLLGCWRHLGAGPWCCEGELLSARMRGVPGHRLPLAVLLLCLLLQQPGRSKAWRQHTPRLRLAYKDLLKSNSSRLLLASGDGLDFQALLVDEDRAWLMVGAKNHIFLLHLDHPNREPEKIFWPAPREQVEHCQLAGKNVEPFNRSHVFACGTGSYQPVCAFIQLGARGKGPGAPTMRLVTHSLESGRGRCPYSPREPFTGLLVDGELYSGTSSDFMGSSAAFFRTWVHGAEQSYIRTEQNQDHWLHEPAFVGAYAIPDTYNPHDDKVYIFFRETAVEAGQWERRHIHARVARVCKNDVGGKRSLINRWSTFLKARLVCSIPGPQGTETHFDQLEDVFLLRTRDPQNPLVFGLFTVCSGVFSGSAVCVYSMAAVRAAFSGPFAHKEGLDYRWVEYKGRVPYPRPGTCPSETYDPLLRSTKDFPDEVISFVRAHQLMWEPVYPQGRRPVLLRANVPYRLRRLLVHRLETESRPLDVLFLGTDEGKVLKVGLAGGASGGTEAISLEEISVTKVPAPILDMKLSPKRQELFVSSTHGLLQLSLYRCELYGNTCTDCCLARDPYCTWDSKTCAPHLLTEKRRARCQDVLKSDPLSQCQDTTEGTAATEKLVFGVEKNSTFLECLARSPQTTVRWLVRHGEETGLSEVRNNGHFSVLEQGLLIRQLAREDAGTYECQALERSFSRPLTRYSLRVIGHEAMEVPPYRRSKGAELGGTHQSPRPRTDLHPGYKGFPRALGAPGTSLDIYCNALRHQERQRQKAWHQKWQHPSPDSKNGRVRRHPQPL from the exons ATGAATGAAGGGCTGtccccctccagctcctccctgcagccttcCCGGGGGCTTTGGGTTTGCTGGGGGCGACGCGCTGGAGGCTgccgggctggcagcagggtggGCTCCTCGGCGCTGAGACCCCGCGGGCTCCTTGGCTG CTGGAGACATCTCGGCGCTGGACCATGGTGCTGTGAGGGCGAGCTGCTGAGCGCCAGGATGCGGGGTGTCCCCGGCCACAGGCTGCCCCTCGCCgtgctcctcctctgcctcctcctgcagcagccggGCAGAAGCAAGGCATGGAGGCAGCACACCCCGCGCCTTCGCCTCGCCTACAAAG ATCTGCTGAAATCCAACAGCTCTCGCCTCTTGCTGGCCTCAGGGGATGGGCTGGATTTCCAAGCCCTCTTGGTGGATGAAGACAGGGCCTGGCTGATGGTGGGAGCAAAAAACCACATCTTCCTGCTCCACCTGGACCATCCCAACAGAGAGCCCGAGAAG ATTTTCTGGCCAGCCCCCAGGGAGCAGGTGGAGCATTGCCAGCTGGCGGGGAAGAACGTGGAG CCCTTCAACAGGAGCCACGTGTTCGCCTGTGGGACCGGCTCCTACCAGCCCGTCTGTGCCTTCATCCAGCTGGGAGCCCGGGGGAAG GGTCCCGGGGCTCCCACGATGCGGTTGGTGACCCACTCCTTGGAATCAGGGCGAGGACGGTGCCCGTACAGCCCCCGTGAGCCCTTCACGGGACTCCTCGTCG ATGGGGAGCTCTATTCGGGCACTTCCAGTGACTTCATGGGCAGCAGCGCTGCCTTCTTCCGCACCTGGGTCCATGGGGCTGAGCAGAGCTACATCCGGACGGAGCAGAACCAGGACCACTGGCTACACG AGCCCGCGTTTGTCGGCGCCTACGCCATCCCTGATACCTACAACCCGCACGACGACAAGGTCTACATCTTCTTCCGCGAGACGGCCGTGGAAGCTGGGCAGTGGGAGAGGCGGCACATCCACGCCAGGGTGGCCCGGGTCTGCAAG AACGACGTCGGAGGGAAGCGCAGCCTCATCAACCGCTGGAGCACGTTCCTCAAGGCCCGCCTGGTGTGCTCCATCCCCGGGCCCCAGGGCACCGAGACCCACTTTGACCAGCTCG AGGATGTTTTCCTCCTGCGCACACGGGACCCCCAGAACCCCCTCGTCTTCGGCCTCTTCACAGTCTGCAG CGGCGTCTTCAGCGGCTCCGCCGTCTGCGTCTACTCCATGGCTGCCGTGAGAGCTGCCTTCAGCGGCCCCTTCGCGCACAAGGAGGGACTCGACTACCGCTGGGTGGAATACAAGGGCCGCGTCCCCTACCCCCGCCCCGGCACG TGCCCCAGCGAGACGTACGACCCCCTCCTGCGGTCCACCAAGGACTTCCCCGACGAGGTGATCAGCTTCGTGCGCGCCCACCAGCTGATGTGGGAGCCCGTGTACCCGCAGGGCCGCCGGCCCGTCCTGCTGAGGGCCAACGTCCCTTACCGGCTGCGGCGGCTGCTGGTGCACAGGCTGGAGACAGAGAGCCGGCCCTTGGACGTGCTCTTCCTCGGCACAG ACGAAGGCAAAGTCCTGAAGGTGGGGCTGGCCGGTGGGGCGAGCGGCGGCACTGAGGCCATCAGCCTGGAGGAGATCAGCGTCACCAAG GTGCCTGCTCCCATCCTGGACATGAAGTTATCACCAAAGCGG CAGGAGCTGTTCGTGAGCAGCACCCACGGGCTGCTCCAGCTCTCCCTGTACCGCTGCGAGCTCTATGGCAACACCTGCACCGACTGCTGCCTGGCCAGGGACCCTTACTGCACCTGGGACAGCAAGACCTGCGCCCCTCACCTGCTCACCGAGAAGAG ACGTGCCCGCTGCCAGGACGTGCTGAAGTCTGACCCGCTCAGCCAGTGCCAGGACACCACAGAGG GGACCGCTGCCACGGAGAAGCTGGTTTTTGGGGTGGAGAAGAACTCAACCTTCCTCGAGTGCCTGGCACGCTCCCCACAGACAACAGTCCGGTGGCTGGTGCGGCACGGCGAGGAGACGGGCCTGAGCGAG GTCAGGAACAACGGCCACTTCTCAGTGCTGGAGCAAGGGCTGCTGATCCGCCAGCTGGCGAGGGAGGATGCGGGCACCTACGAGTGCCAGGCGCTGGAGCGCTCCTTCTCCCGGCCCCTCACCCGGTACAGCCTCCGTGTCATCGGGCACGAGGCCATGGAGGTGCCACCTTACAGACGGAGCAAGGGGGCCGAGCTGGGAGGGACCCACcagagcccccggccccgcactgACCTGCACCCAGGCTACAAGGGCTTCCCGCGGGCCCTGGGGGCACCGGGCACCAGCCTGGATATCTACTGCAACGCCCTGCGGCACCAGGAAAGGCAGCGGCAGAAAGCCTGGCACCAGAAGTGGCAGCACCCGTCCCCGGACAGCAAGAATGGCCGGGTGCGgaggcacccccagcccctgtgA
- the LOC137674524 gene encoding semaphorin-3D-like isoform X1, with amino-acid sequence MNEGLSPSSSSLQPSRGLWVCWGRRAGGCRAGSRVGSSALRPRGLLGCWRHLGAGPWCCEGELLSARMRGVPGHRLPLAVLLLCLLLQQPGRSKAWRQHTPRLRLAYKDLLKSNSSRLLLASGDGLDFQALLVDEDRAWLMVGAKNHIFLLHLDHPNREPEKIFWPAPREQVEHCQLAGKNVETECANFIRLLQPFNRSHVFACGTGSYQPVCAFIQLGARGKGPGAPTMRLVTHSLESGRGRCPYSPREPFTGLLVDGELYSGTSSDFMGSSAAFFRTWVHGAEQSYIRTEQNQDHWLHEPAFVGAYAIPDTYNPHDDKVYIFFRETAVEAGQWERRHIHARVARVCKNDVGGKRSLINRWSTFLKARLVCSIPGPQGTETHFDQLEDVFLLRTRDPQNPLVFGLFTVCSGVFSGSAVCVYSMAAVRAAFSGPFAHKEGLDYRWVEYKGRVPYPRPGTCPSETYDPLLRSTKDFPDEVISFVRAHQLMWEPVYPQGRRPVLLRANVPYRLRRLLVHRLETESRPLDVLFLGTDEGKVLKVGLAGGASGGTEAISLEEISVTKVPAPILDMKLSPKRQELFVSSTHGLLQLSLYRCELYGNTCTDCCLARDPYCTWDSKTCAPHLLTEKRRARCQDVLKSDPLSQCQDTTEGTAATEKLVFGVEKNSTFLECLARSPQTTVRWLVRHGEETGLSEVRNNGHFSVLEQGLLIRQLAREDAGTYECQALERSFSRPLTRYSLRVIGHEAMEVPPYRRSKGAELGGTHQSPRPRTDLHPGYKGFPRALGAPGTSLDIYCNALRHQERQRQKAWHQKWQHPSPDSKNGRVRRHPQPL; translated from the exons ATGAATGAAGGGCTGtccccctccagctcctccctgcagccttcCCGGGGGCTTTGGGTTTGCTGGGGGCGACGCGCTGGAGGCTgccgggctggcagcagggtggGCTCCTCGGCGCTGAGACCCCGCGGGCTCCTTGGCTG CTGGAGACATCTCGGCGCTGGACCATGGTGCTGTGAGGGCGAGCTGCTGAGCGCCAGGATGCGGGGTGTCCCCGGCCACAGGCTGCCCCTCGCCgtgctcctcctctgcctcctcctgcagcagccggGCAGAAGCAAGGCATGGAGGCAGCACACCCCGCGCCTTCGCCTCGCCTACAAAG ATCTGCTGAAATCCAACAGCTCTCGCCTCTTGCTGGCCTCAGGGGATGGGCTGGATTTCCAAGCCCTCTTGGTGGATGAAGACAGGGCCTGGCTGATGGTGGGAGCAAAAAACCACATCTTCCTGCTCCACCTGGACCATCCCAACAGAGAGCCCGAGAAG ATTTTCTGGCCAGCCCCCAGGGAGCAGGTGGAGCATTGCCAGCTGGCGGGGAAGAACGTGGAG ACAGAGTGTGCCAACTTCATCCGCCTCCTCCAGCCCTTCAACAGGAGCCACGTGTTCGCCTGTGGGACCGGCTCCTACCAGCCCGTCTGTGCCTTCATCCAGCTGGGAGCCCGGGGGAAG GGTCCCGGGGCTCCCACGATGCGGTTGGTGACCCACTCCTTGGAATCAGGGCGAGGACGGTGCCCGTACAGCCCCCGTGAGCCCTTCACGGGACTCCTCGTCG ATGGGGAGCTCTATTCGGGCACTTCCAGTGACTTCATGGGCAGCAGCGCTGCCTTCTTCCGCACCTGGGTCCATGGGGCTGAGCAGAGCTACATCCGGACGGAGCAGAACCAGGACCACTGGCTACACG AGCCCGCGTTTGTCGGCGCCTACGCCATCCCTGATACCTACAACCCGCACGACGACAAGGTCTACATCTTCTTCCGCGAGACGGCCGTGGAAGCTGGGCAGTGGGAGAGGCGGCACATCCACGCCAGGGTGGCCCGGGTCTGCAAG AACGACGTCGGAGGGAAGCGCAGCCTCATCAACCGCTGGAGCACGTTCCTCAAGGCCCGCCTGGTGTGCTCCATCCCCGGGCCCCAGGGCACCGAGACCCACTTTGACCAGCTCG AGGATGTTTTCCTCCTGCGCACACGGGACCCCCAGAACCCCCTCGTCTTCGGCCTCTTCACAGTCTGCAG CGGCGTCTTCAGCGGCTCCGCCGTCTGCGTCTACTCCATGGCTGCCGTGAGAGCTGCCTTCAGCGGCCCCTTCGCGCACAAGGAGGGACTCGACTACCGCTGGGTGGAATACAAGGGCCGCGTCCCCTACCCCCGCCCCGGCACG TGCCCCAGCGAGACGTACGACCCCCTCCTGCGGTCCACCAAGGACTTCCCCGACGAGGTGATCAGCTTCGTGCGCGCCCACCAGCTGATGTGGGAGCCCGTGTACCCGCAGGGCCGCCGGCCCGTCCTGCTGAGGGCCAACGTCCCTTACCGGCTGCGGCGGCTGCTGGTGCACAGGCTGGAGACAGAGAGCCGGCCCTTGGACGTGCTCTTCCTCGGCACAG ACGAAGGCAAAGTCCTGAAGGTGGGGCTGGCCGGTGGGGCGAGCGGCGGCACTGAGGCCATCAGCCTGGAGGAGATCAGCGTCACCAAG GTGCCTGCTCCCATCCTGGACATGAAGTTATCACCAAAGCGG CAGGAGCTGTTCGTGAGCAGCACCCACGGGCTGCTCCAGCTCTCCCTGTACCGCTGCGAGCTCTATGGCAACACCTGCACCGACTGCTGCCTGGCCAGGGACCCTTACTGCACCTGGGACAGCAAGACCTGCGCCCCTCACCTGCTCACCGAGAAGAG ACGTGCCCGCTGCCAGGACGTGCTGAAGTCTGACCCGCTCAGCCAGTGCCAGGACACCACAGAGG GGACCGCTGCCACGGAGAAGCTGGTTTTTGGGGTGGAGAAGAACTCAACCTTCCTCGAGTGCCTGGCACGCTCCCCACAGACAACAGTCCGGTGGCTGGTGCGGCACGGCGAGGAGACGGGCCTGAGCGAG GTCAGGAACAACGGCCACTTCTCAGTGCTGGAGCAAGGGCTGCTGATCCGCCAGCTGGCGAGGGAGGATGCGGGCACCTACGAGTGCCAGGCGCTGGAGCGCTCCTTCTCCCGGCCCCTCACCCGGTACAGCCTCCGTGTCATCGGGCACGAGGCCATGGAGGTGCCACCTTACAGACGGAGCAAGGGGGCCGAGCTGGGAGGGACCCACcagagcccccggccccgcactgACCTGCACCCAGGCTACAAGGGCTTCCCGCGGGCCCTGGGGGCACCGGGCACCAGCCTGGATATCTACTGCAACGCCCTGCGGCACCAGGAAAGGCAGCGGCAGAAAGCCTGGCACCAGAAGTGGCAGCACCCGTCCCCGGACAGCAAGAATGGCCGGGTGCGgaggcacccccagcccctgtgA